A stretch of Carya illinoinensis cultivar Pawnee chromosome 14, C.illinoinensisPawnee_v1, whole genome shotgun sequence DNA encodes these proteins:
- the LOC122294564 gene encoding U4/U6 small nuclear ribonucleoprotein Prp31 homolog, with product MATLADSFLADLDELSDNEADVIEEEDVDTGNMEEDVDGEMADIENLNYDDLDSVSKLQKTQRYVDIMQKVEDALQKGSDISNLGMVLEDDPEYQLIVDCNALSVDIENEIIIIHNFIRDKYRLKFPELESLVHHPIDYARVVKKIGNEMDLTLVDLEGLLPSAIIMVVSVTASTTSGKPLPEEILDKTIDACDRALTLDAAKKKVLDFVESRMGYIAPNLSTIVGSAVAAKLMGTAGGLVALAKMPACNVQLLGAKKKNLAGFSTATSQFRVGYIEQTEIFQSTPPSLRMRACRLLASKSTLAARVDSTRGDPSGNNGRALREEIRKKIEKWQEPPPAKQPKPLPVPDSEPKKKRGGRRLRKMKERYAITDMRKLANRMQFGVPEESSLGDGLGEGYGMLGQAGSGKLRVSIGQSKLAAKVAKKFKEKNYGSSGASSGLTSSLAFTPVQGIELSNPQAHAHQLGSGTQSTYFSETGTFSKIKRT from the exons ATg GCAACGCTGGCTGATTCTTTTCTTGCAGACCTTGATGAACTATCTGACAATGAAGCTGATGTTATT GAGGAAGAAGATGTTGATACTGGAAATATGGAAGAAGATGTTGATGGGGAAATGGCAGACATAGAAAATCTTAACTATGATGATCTGGATAGTGTTTCGAAATTGCAGAAAACCCAGAGATATGTTGATATTATGCAG AAAGTGGAAGATGCACTCCAAAAGGGCTCTGATATCTCAAATCTTGGAATGGTTTTGGAAGATGATCCTGAATATCAGCTGATTGTGGACTGTAATGCTTTGTCAGTTGATATTGAGAATGAAATCATTATTATCCACAATTTTATTCGTGACAAGTACAGGTTGAAATTTCCGGAGCTTGAATCACTTGTGCATCACCCAATTGATTATGCACGCGTTGTTAAGAAAATTGGCAATGAAATGGATTTGACCCTGGTTGATCTGGAAGGGTTGTTACCGTCAGCTATCATTATGGTGGTGTCAGTTACAGCATCGACCACAAGTGGCAAGCCTCTTCCTGAAGAAATTCTTGATAAGACCATTGATGCATGTGATCGAGCTCTTACTCTGGATGCAGCAAAGAAAAAAGTCCTTGACTTTGTAGAAAGTCGAATGGGATATATTGCACCAAATCTTTCTACTATTGTTGGGAGTGCTGTTGCAGCTAAACTTATGGGGACTGCTGGTGGTCTTGTTGCATTAGCTAAGATGCCTGCATGTAATGTTCAGCTTCTTGGTGCTAAGAAAAAGAACCTTGCTGGGTTTTCCACTGCAACATCACAATTTCGTGTAGGGTATATTGAGCAAACGGAGATATTTCAATCTACACCCCCTTCTTTGAGGATGCGTGCTTGCCGGCTCTTGGCTTCCAAGTCAACACTTGCAGCAAGAGTAGATTCCACAAGAGGAGATCCATCAGGGAACAATGGAAGAGCTTTACGGGAAGAGATCCGTAAGAAAATTGAGAAGTGGCAAGAGCCACCTCCTGCAAAGCAACCCAAACCACTTCCAGTGCCTGATTCTGAGCCTAAAAAGAAGAGAGGTGGTCGTCGACTGAGGAAGATGAAGGAAAG ATATGCAATAACAGACATGAGGAAACTCGCAAATAGGATGCAATTTGGTGTACCTGAAGAGAGTTCTTTAG GGGATGGACTGGGAGAGGGTTATGGAATGCTTGGTCAGGCTGGGAGTGGCAAGCTCCGTGTATCAATTGGTCAGAGCAAACTTGCTGCAAAGGTTGCCAAGAA GTTTAAGGAAAAGAATTACGGAAGCAGTGGTGCTTCCTCTGGATTGACATCAAGTTTAGCGTTTACCCCTGTGCAG GGGATAGAACTATCAAATCCACAGGCTCATGCACACCAACTTGGGAGTGGAACTCAAAGCACGTACTTTTCGGAGACAGGAACATTTTCAAAGATCAAGCGGACCTGA